One Panicum virgatum strain AP13 chromosome 9K, P.virgatum_v5, whole genome shotgun sequence genomic region harbors:
- the LOC120652362 gene encoding probable nucleolar protein 5-2: MLVLFETPAGFALFKVLDEGKLDKVDDLWKEFTTSDSARRVVELKAFNKFENTSDALSAATLIIDSKPSKGLRKFLQKHCEGETLAVADSKLGNAIKEKLKIDCVHNSAVMELMRGLRNQLTELITGLGAQDLGPMSLGLSHSLSRYKLKFSPEKVDTMIIQAIGLLDDLDKELNTYAMRVREWYGWHFPELTKIVTDNIQYAKVVKMMGNRANAVKIDFSEILSDEDVETQLKEAAVISMGTEVSDLDLLNIRELCDQVLALSEYRAQLYDYLKSRMNTIAPNLTALVGELVGARLIAHGGSLLNLAKQPGSTIQILGAEKALFRALKTKHSTPKYGLIYHASLIGKASQKHKGKISRSLAAKTALAIRYDALGDGEDNSIGTESRLKLETRLQVLEKTEFGKSAGSAKGKPKIEAYEKDRKKGAGALITPAKTYNAAADVVLGQSTEETPKKSELASKKRKHHDAEAALPTKPAAEANEDGGQERKKKKKKKSKETETPAADADGEKKKKKKSKESEEEPAVATAEGEKKKKKKKSGADGEDVAMQTEESGKKDKKKKKKKHADDE, from the exons ATGTTGGTGCTGTTCGAGACCCCCGCGGGGTTCGCCCTCTTCAAGGTGCTCGACGAGGGGAAGCTCGACAAGGTCGAT GATCTATGGAAGGAGTTCACGACATCGGACTCGGCGAGAAGG GTGGTTGAGCTGAAGGCTTTCAACAAGTTTGAGAACACATCTGATGCTCTCTCTGCTGCGACCCTAATTATTGATAGCAAGCCAAGCAAGGGTCTGCGCAAGTTCTTGCAGAAGCACTGCGAGGGTGAAACATTAGCTGTTGCTGATTCTAAGCTTGGAAATGCTATAAAGGAAAAGCTG AAAATTGACTGTGTGCACAACAGTGCTGTGATGGAGCTGATGAGAGGGCTGAGAAATCAGCTCACTGAGCTTATAACTGGGTTGGGTGCACAAGACCTTGGTCCGATGAGCTTGGGATTGTCCCACAGCCTGTCTAGGTACAAGCTGAAGTTCAGTCCTGAGAAG GTTGATACCATGATCATTCAGGCCATTGGCTTATTGGATGATCTTGACAAAGAGCTTAACACTTATGCCATGAGGGTCCGTGAATGGTATGGTTGGCACTTTCCAGAGCTCACTAAAATAGTCACAGATAATATACAGTATGCAAAAGTTGTGAAGATGATGGGTAACAGAGCTAATGCAGTCAAGATTGATTTCTCTGAG ATACTGTCAGATGAAGATGTAGAAACACAGCTAAAGGAGGCAGCAGTAATATCCATGGGAACTGAAGTTAGCGACCTTGACTTGTTAAATATCAGAGAGCTATGCGATCAAGTGTTGGCTCTTTCTGAGTATAGAGCGCAGCTGTATGACTATCTAAAAAGTAGGATGAACACTATTGCGCCAAATCTGACCGCACTGGTGGGTGAATTAGTTGGTGCTCGTCTTATTGCGCATGGTGGCAGTTTGCTAAATTTAGCCAAGCAACCTGGCAGCACAATTCAGATACTTGGTGCAGAGAAG GCTTTATTCAGAGCTCTAAAGACGAAGCATTCTACACCTAAGTACGGCCTCATCTACCATGCATCCTTAATTGGCAAGGCTTCTCAAAAGCACAAGGGAAAGATCTCTCGTTCTCTCGCCGCGAAAACTGCTCTTGCCATCCGGTATGATGCCCTTGGTGATGGTGAGGACAACTCTATTGGCACGGAGAGTCGACTCAAG CTTGAGACCCGGCTTCAAGTTCTTGAGAAAACAGAATTTGGGAAATCTGCCGGTTCCGCAAAGGGAAAGCCCAAGATAGAAGCGTATGAAAAGGACAGGAAGAAGGGTGCTGGGGCATTAATTACTCCTGCTAAG ACATACAACGCTGCTGCGGATGTTGTACTAGGACAATCCACTGAAGAGACACCAAAGAAGTCAGAATTGGCTTCGAAGAAGAGGAAACATCATGATGCGGAGGCTGCACTGCCAACAAAGCCTGCGGCAGAAGCAAACGAGGATGGTGGCcaggaaaggaagaaaaagaagaagaagaagtccaAGGAAACTGAGACTCCTGCGGCTGATGCTGATggtgagaagaaaaagaaaaagaagtctAAGGAGAGCGAGGAGGAGCCTGCTGTGGCCACTGCAGAAggcgagaagaagaagaaaaagaagaaatctGGTGCGGATGGTGAGGATGTTGCGATGCAAACCGAGGAGTCCGGCAAGAAagataagaagaaaaagaagaaaaagcacGCTGATGATGAGTGA
- the LOC120652363 gene encoding probable serine/threonine-protein kinase At1g54610 isoform X1, whose translation MGCVHGRPSASSPGHPPPQPPEPAPAAPPPQEAAGKAEQPAAEKPARRERRSRSSRPAPVGGSFANRARGEQVAAGWPAWLSAVAGEAIDGWTPRRADSFEKIDKIGQGTYSNVYKARDTVSGKIVALKKVRFDNLEPESVRFMAREILILRRLDHPNVVKLDGLVTSRMSCSLYLVFEYMEHDLAGLAASPDIKFTEPQVKCYMHQLLSGLEHCHDRGVLHRDIKGSNLLLDNNGMLKIADFGLASFFDPDRKQPMTSRVVTLWYRPPELLLGATDYGVGVDLWSAGCILAELLAGSPIMPGRTEVEQLHKIFKLCGSPTEEYWKKSKLPHATIFKPQQPYKRRIRETFKDFPQSALQLIETLLAIDPADRLTATAALRSDFFTTEPFACETSSLPKYPPSKEIDAKRRDEEARRLRAAGGRANGDGSKKTRTRDRPKAVPAPEANAELQVNIDKRRFITHANTKSKSEKFPPPHQDGAVGVPLDSSNHMDPLYEPPDPSSFSTVFTYEKGAVPTWSGPLADPAVVANQKRKHKSGHSSKQPATARAR comes from the exons ATGGGCTGCGTCCACGGCCGCCCCTCCGCGTCCAGCCccggccacccgccgccgcagccgccagagccggcccccgccgcgccgccgccgcaggaggcTGCCGGGAAGGCGGAGCAGCCCGCCGCGGAGAAGCCGGCGCGGCGGGAGAGGCGCTCCCGCTCGTCGCGCCCCGCCCCCGTCGGCGGGAGCTTCGCGAACAGGGCGCGCGGGGAGCAGGTCGCCGCCGGCTGGCCCGCCTGGctctccgccgtcgccggcgaggccatCGACGGCTggaccccgcgccgcgccgactCCTTCGAGAAGATCGACAAG ATCGGGCAGGGCACGTACAGCAACGTGTACAAGGCGCGCGACACGGTGAGCGGCAAGATCGTGGCGCTCAAGAAGGTGCGCTTCGACAACCTCGAGCCAGAGAGCGTCCGCTTCATGGCGCGCGAGATCctcatcctccgccgcctcgaccACCCCAACGTCGTCAAGCTCGACGGACTCGTCACATCCCGCATGTCCTGCAGCCTCTACCTCGTATTCGAGTACATGGAGCACGACCTGGCCGGCCTCGCCGCGAGTCCGGATATCAAGTTCACTGAGCCACAG GTTAAGTGCTATATGCATCAATTGCTGTCGGGTCTGGAGCACTGCCACGACCGAGGGGTGCTGCACCGCGATATCAAGGGTTCGAACCTGCTTTTGGACAACAATGGCATGCTGAAGATTGCGGATTTTGGTCTGGCGTCATTCTTCGACCCAGACCGTAAGCAGCCGATGACGAGCCGGGTGGTGACCCTATGGTACCGGCCGCCGGAACTGCTTCTAGGTGCGACGGATTATGGTGTGGGCGTAGACCTGTGGAGCGCAGGGTGTATCCTGGCTGAGTTGCTGGCTGGGAGTCCAATTATGCCAGGACGAACAGAG GTGGAACAGCTGCATAAAATTTTTAAGTTATGCGGCTCCCCAACAGAAGAATATTGGAAAAAGTCAAAGCTGCCTCACGCGACAATATTTAAGCCTCAGCAGCCATACAAAAGGCGAATAAGGGAGACGTTTAAAGATTTTCCACAATCAGCATTGCAGTTGATTGAGACACTACTTGCAATTGATCCAGCTGATCGGTTAACAGCGACGGCTGCATTAAGAAGTGAT TTCTTTACAACTGAACCTTTTGCATGCGAAACGTCGAGTCTCCCAAAATATCCTCCAAGCAAAGAAATAGATGCAAAACGAAGAGACGAAGAAGCCAGACG TTTAAGAGCTGCTGGTGGTAGAGCTAATGGTGATGGATCCAAGAAGACACGGACACGTGATCGGCCTAAGGCAGTTCCAGCTCCAGAGGCAAATGCTGAACTTCAAGTGAATATTGAT AAAAGAAGGTTCATCACTCATGCAAATACTAAAAGTAAGAGCGAAAAGTTCCCTCCCCCACATCAAGATGGCGCGGTTGGCGTCCCTTTGGATTCTTCAAATCATATGGACCCATTATACGAACCCCCAGACCCCTCTTCCTTCAGCACTGTGTTCACTTATGAGAAAGGAGCTGTGCCTACTTGGTCTGGGCCATTGGCTGATCCTGCTGTAGTGGCTAACCAAAAGCGGAAGCACAAGTCAGGGCACTCATCGAAGCAACCAGCCACCGCCCGTGCTAGGTAA
- the LOC120652363 gene encoding probable serine/threonine-protein kinase At1g54610 isoform X2: MGCVHGRPSASSPGHPPPQPPEPAPAAPPPQEAAGKAEQPAAEKPARRERRSRSSRPAPVGGSFANRARGEQVAAGWPAWLSAVAGEAIDGWTPRRADSFEKIDKIGQGTYSNVYKARDTVSGKIVALKKVRFDNLEPESVRFMAREILILRRLDHPNVVKLDGLVTSRMSCSLYLVFEYMEHDLAGLAASPDIKFTEPQVKCYMHQLLSGLEHCHDRGVLHRDIKGSNLLLDNNGMLKIADFGLASFFDPDRKQPMTSRVVTLWYRPPELLLGATDYGVGVDLWSAGCILAELLAGSPIMPGRTEVEQLHKIFKLCGSPTEEYWKKSKLPHATIFKPQQPYKRRIRETFKDFPQSALQLIETLLAIDPADRLTATAALRSDASVATVNVLALYCISQKQLDQFFVQYEETQTMILRFS; encoded by the exons ATGGGCTGCGTCCACGGCCGCCCCTCCGCGTCCAGCCccggccacccgccgccgcagccgccagagccggcccccgccgcgccgccgccgcaggaggcTGCCGGGAAGGCGGAGCAGCCCGCCGCGGAGAAGCCGGCGCGGCGGGAGAGGCGCTCCCGCTCGTCGCGCCCCGCCCCCGTCGGCGGGAGCTTCGCGAACAGGGCGCGCGGGGAGCAGGTCGCCGCCGGCTGGCCCGCCTGGctctccgccgtcgccggcgaggccatCGACGGCTggaccccgcgccgcgccgactCCTTCGAGAAGATCGACAAG ATCGGGCAGGGCACGTACAGCAACGTGTACAAGGCGCGCGACACGGTGAGCGGCAAGATCGTGGCGCTCAAGAAGGTGCGCTTCGACAACCTCGAGCCAGAGAGCGTCCGCTTCATGGCGCGCGAGATCctcatcctccgccgcctcgaccACCCCAACGTCGTCAAGCTCGACGGACTCGTCACATCCCGCATGTCCTGCAGCCTCTACCTCGTATTCGAGTACATGGAGCACGACCTGGCCGGCCTCGCCGCGAGTCCGGATATCAAGTTCACTGAGCCACAG GTTAAGTGCTATATGCATCAATTGCTGTCGGGTCTGGAGCACTGCCACGACCGAGGGGTGCTGCACCGCGATATCAAGGGTTCGAACCTGCTTTTGGACAACAATGGCATGCTGAAGATTGCGGATTTTGGTCTGGCGTCATTCTTCGACCCAGACCGTAAGCAGCCGATGACGAGCCGGGTGGTGACCCTATGGTACCGGCCGCCGGAACTGCTTCTAGGTGCGACGGATTATGGTGTGGGCGTAGACCTGTGGAGCGCAGGGTGTATCCTGGCTGAGTTGCTGGCTGGGAGTCCAATTATGCCAGGACGAACAGAG GTGGAACAGCTGCATAAAATTTTTAAGTTATGCGGCTCCCCAACAGAAGAATATTGGAAAAAGTCAAAGCTGCCTCACGCGACAATATTTAAGCCTCAGCAGCCATACAAAAGGCGAATAAGGGAGACGTTTAAAGATTTTCCACAATCAGCATTGCAGTTGATTGAGACACTACTTGCAATTGATCCAGCTGATCGGTTAACAGCGACGGCTGCATTAAGAAGTGAT GCATCCGTAGCCACTGTTAATGTGCTGGCTTTGTATTGCATATCGCAAAAACAACTCGATCAATTCTTTGTGCAATATGAGGAAACTCAGACCATGATTCTCAGATTCTCATGA